GCCTCCGAGAAACTGCATATCGGTCGCGGAAACTTCGAGGGTGTATCGGTTGTTGCCGTCGCGGTCCGTCCATTCTTCGACATGAAGACGACCCTCGATGTAGATCGGACTTCCCTTTGTCAGGTATTTGGAAGCATTTTCCGCCTGCCGCCGCCAAAGCGTCACTCGAAACCAGGTGGTAATGTCCTGCATCTCCCCTGCCTTGTCGCGCTTCTTTTCATTAACGGCGACCGAAAAATTGCAGACTGCGTCCCCTTGAGGTGTGTAGCGAAGTTCTGGATCTCGTCCGAGGTTTCCGACGATTGTGATCTTGTTGAATGACATAAGGTGTGTTTTCTCCTTGTTTGGTTTTACGTTTTGAACGTGTATCGAGATTTTAGCAAACTTTTCACGATATTGCCCGCATCAAGGGATGTGGAAACCCGGCGCATTGCGGAAAAAAAGCATCGATGAAAAATAACAGCGCAAGGAAGTTCAGACCCTTCTTGCCGCTCCTGGCGGCGGGACTTTTGTTGTTTCCGGGCGCGCGCGCACACTCGGCCCGGGCACAGCCAAGGTTCGATTCCCCGGTCCGTGTCTGTCGGGTACTTGAATTGGATCAAGACGCATCTCTTGTTACTGCGTCTGATAACGCAATACTCTCCTACCTTTCCAGGAGCGCCCGTAACCTCAATGCTCTTTCGATAGGCGAGTTCCGCAACCTTTGGGCCGTTGAACCCGGCGGACAAATACTCGGTTCGCCGCGTCAGATAGGTTCCGACACGATCGATATTCTGACGGAGACGCCGGACGCTTTCGTCGCACGTTCATTCTCGATCACCTCGGGTCTTGCGCGACAGAGCCATTCGTACTCAAAGACGGAATTTCGAGAAGCGAGTTTCCTCACTGATTCCCTTCTTTTGCGAACGGTCTCGAACGATTTGGTGCGAATATCGCCGGGCGATTCCAAAGCAGTTTGGGAAATCAGGGGCATCAACGCCAATTTGGGCGGAATGGTCGTCGGCGCGGAGCATTTTGCGTTGGGACAGGCGGTCTATGAGACACGGAGCGGCAATCTTGTTCTCAAATTCGATCAACAATTAGTGAGCGCGGTGCTCGGCTTCCGCGGCGACTCGGAGATATTTGCTGCGGGTTCGAGAGGCGAGCTTTACGTGTACGATCTGCGAAAGCAGACACTGCGCTGGCGTTTCAAAACCGGCGGAAAGATCACTTCTGCGGTTGCGTCCGGTAACTCGGTCCTGATCGGTTCCACGGATAATTACCTTTACAAACTGAGCCTCCGGAACGGCTCGCTTGAGTGGAAAACGAGGCTTTTCGATCGTGTACTTGACCGGCCGGTCGTTGCCGGCGGCATCTTTTTCATAGCGAATCAACTGAAGAACTCGGTCGGCATCCACGATTTGCGAGACGGCAGATTGATCAACAGATTCGATGTTCCCGGGGATTCGCTGATAATCGCCGTTCGATCAAGCCCCACCGGAGCCATCGTTTTCACCTCCGACAGCGTCTACGAGGTCGCATCGCAATGCCCGAAATAGCAAGCGGCGCGGACAATCCTGCTTGATTCGCCGCGCCGCATTTATGATAAAAAACAAAAACTTAATGTGATTTCGTATGTTCCTGGATCATGTTGAACATCTCGTCCTTAACCGCCAATTTCTTTTTCTTTAAAACGGATTCTTCAAGCATCTCTTCGTCGCTCGGATAGGTCAGTTCGGCGATCTCCGTTAATCGTTGTTCGTAATTGTGATGCCTTTGCGCAAGTTCCCTGAAATTCTGGTTGTCCTTTAGCAATTCTTCCCTTGCGGTTTCGATCTGTGCTGTGTCCATGGCCGTTTTTTCCTCACTTAACTGGTTTCGTTTCAACGAAGAACGGTGAAAGATCATTCTCCTGAAACTGTTGAAATCTTAGTATAGGTGTCCTTTCAAAATCAAGCGCTCCGATTTCTTCACACCGACGTTTTGGCCATCAGCAAGGCGTCATCCGCCGGCGACGAGTAGAAGTTCTTTCGCTTGCCGGTCCGCTCGAATCCGATGGTTTCGTAGAATTTGATCGCCGCGGTGTTTCTCTCACGGACCTCGAGAAAAACAACGTAACCGATCGAAGGATCGAGCTGCGCGACAGCACTCTCGATCAGAGAGGCAGCGAGTCCCCGGCGTCGAAAGAAGGGGGAAACGCCGATGTTGCAGATCTCCATTTCTTGAATCGATCCGGGATCGGAAACGGCGTGATTGGTGTTCGTTATCAGACGCGCTACAATGAAACCTGCGAGAACGCCGTCGACGGATGCAACCAACGTGATCGAATCCGGGCGAACAAGTTCGGCTTCGTAATCCGCTTCGGACCAGGGACTCAGGCCGCACGCCGTCTCAACGGCCTTCACCGGCGGAACGTCCGTCGCGCGCATTGTCCGGATACCGGTTTTCATTCCCAATCGACCAAGAGCCGCGCCGTATCGCTTACCACGCTGACGTCTCCTTCAAGAAAAGCCACGCCCCTGTTCCCTGCCCCGCGGATGCGTTCAGCCAAATCGCTCGTAAGAACGAATCGGGAGCCGCAAAGCTCGGAGACCGCGCGGTCGAGCCATCTTTCGGTCGCGAGCGATTCGCCGGAGCCTTCCGTCATACCGACACGGAACACGACCGTATCGGCGCCGGCATAAACCGCGGAGACCGGCCTTTGCCCGTCTTCGGAAAGTTCGCGATGAAGAACGTCAAGCAAAGGGCGCTCGGTGCAAACGATCCCCAGAGCGTCCGCGAGGCCGCGGGCGAAAGAGATTCCGATGCGAAGCCCGGTCGCGCTGCCCGGTCCCGTCGAAACGACGACGCCCGCCAGTTCCGCCCGGCTCACATCGCAATTCCCGAGAGTCTCGGCGACGAGTCGGCCGAGGCCGACCGAAACCGACTCCCCGGGCTCGCAGCGCCCCGAGACGAGCTCTTGTCCGTCGCGAAAAACCGAAACGCTTGCCATTTTCTGAGATGTGTCGATCCCGAGCACTGTCCGTTTGGTGTTCATCGCCCTCCGCCCCTTACCAAATTCCTTACCGCCGGCCAGACGCGCGCGAACGACGGATTGAAGCGCTGGAAAACGTTCTTCAGTTGATACTTGAAACGCGGGCCGTCGTCGATCTCGCCCTCGACCTCGATCGTTGACTGCAGGGCGTTCGGCGGGATCCGTTTGCGTATCTGCGCCACGATCTGCCGGGGATCGTTGAGGATCGTATGGAGCGGAACGAGCCTCACGCCGCTTGCCCATTC
The DNA window shown above is from Acidobacteriota bacterium and carries:
- a CDS encoding GNAT family N-acetyltransferase, with translation MKTGIRTMRATDVPPVKAVETACGLSPWSEADYEAELVRPDSITLVASVDGVLAGFIVARLITNTNHAVSDPGSIQEMEICNIGVSPFFRRRGLAASLIESAVAQLDPSIGYVVFLEVRERNTAAIKFYETIGFERTGKRKNFYSSPADDALLMAKTSV
- a CDS encoding PQQ-binding-like beta-propeller repeat protein: MKNNSARKFRPFLPLLAAGLLLFPGARAHSARAQPRFDSPVRVCRVLELDQDASLVTASDNAILSYLSRSARNLNALSIGEFRNLWAVEPGGQILGSPRQIGSDTIDILTETPDAFVARSFSITSGLARQSHSYSKTEFREASFLTDSLLLRTVSNDLVRISPGDSKAVWEIRGINANLGGMVVGAEHFALGQAVYETRSGNLVLKFDQQLVSAVLGFRGDSEIFAAGSRGELYVYDLRKQTLRWRFKTGGKITSAVASGNSVLIGSTDNYLYKLSLRNGSLEWKTRLFDRVLDRPVVAGGIFFIANQLKNSVGIHDLRDGRLINRFDVPGDSLIIAVRSSPTGAIVFTSDSVYEVASQCPK
- a CDS encoding DUF465 domain-containing protein, with the protein product MDTAQIETAREELLKDNQNFRELAQRHHNYEQRLTEIAELTYPSDEEMLEESVLKKKKLAVKDEMFNMIQEHTKSH
- a CDS encoding single-stranded DNA-binding protein, producing the protein MSFNKITIVGNLGRDPELRYTPQGDAVCNFSVAVNEKKRDKAGEMQDITTWFRVTLWRRQAENASKYLTKGSPIYIEGRLHVEEWTDRDGNNRYTLEVSATDMQFLGGRAGDSETSNEAAYSGGAPVPSNPTPTPAPAGGTGNDDIPF
- the tsaB gene encoding tRNA (adenosine(37)-N6)-threonylcarbamoyltransferase complex dimerization subunit type 1 TsaB, translated to MNTKRTVLGIDTSQKMASVSVFRDGQELVSGRCEPGESVSVGLGRLVAETLGNCDVSRAELAGVVVSTGPGSATGLRIGISFARGLADALGIVCTERPLLDVLHRELSEDGQRPVSAVYAGADTVVFRVGMTEGSGESLATERWLDRAVSELCGSRFVLTSDLAERIRGAGNRGVAFLEGDVSVVSDTARLLVDWE